Proteins co-encoded in one Streptomyces sp. JH34 genomic window:
- a CDS encoding class I SAM-dependent methyltransferase, with protein MYARTPDDWHELNRARWDERVPIHAAGDFYGLDAFLAGRDALRDFELAEVGDVTGRTLLHLQCHIGLDTLSWARHGAAHVVGLDFSRPAVETARGLARSLELPPERAAFVAADVYDAAQAVPDPAYDIVYTGLGALNWLPDVSRWAEVAASLVAPGGFLYLAEFHPFTDCLDDETGSTVTYDYFSREAWVDESPGTYADLDAVTVHNRSVEWQHPVGEVVSALAAAGLRIEFLHEHDASLFPRYQVLKRGDDGYYRFPADRPRFPMMYSVKASQPVRG; from the coding sequence ATGTACGCACGGACGCCTGACGACTGGCACGAGCTCAACCGCGCACGCTGGGACGAGCGCGTACCCATCCACGCTGCCGGTGACTTCTACGGTCTGGACGCCTTCCTGGCCGGCCGGGACGCCCTGCGTGACTTCGAGCTGGCGGAGGTCGGGGACGTGACCGGCCGGACACTTCTGCACCTCCAGTGCCACATCGGCCTGGACACCCTGTCCTGGGCCCGGCACGGAGCGGCCCACGTCGTGGGCCTCGACTTCTCCCGGCCGGCCGTCGAGACGGCTCGTGGCCTGGCCCGCTCGCTGGAGCTGCCGCCGGAGCGGGCGGCCTTCGTCGCAGCCGATGTGTACGACGCGGCCCAGGCGGTCCCGGACCCCGCGTACGACATCGTCTACACCGGACTCGGGGCGCTCAACTGGCTCCCTGACGTGTCACGTTGGGCAGAGGTCGCCGCTTCGCTGGTGGCACCGGGAGGATTTCTCTACCTCGCGGAGTTCCACCCGTTCACCGACTGCCTGGACGACGAAACCGGGTCGACGGTCACGTACGACTACTTCAGCCGGGAGGCCTGGGTGGACGAGTCACCCGGCACCTACGCGGACCTGGACGCCGTGACCGTCCACAACCGCAGCGTCGAGTGGCAGCACCCGGTGGGAGAGGTGGTCTCGGCGCTGGCGGCGGCGGGACTCCGGATCGAGTTCCTGCACGAGCACGACGCGTCTCTCTTCCCGCGGTACCAGGTGCTGAAGCGGGGCGACGACGGGTACTACCGGTTCCCGGCGGACCGTCCACGTTTCCCGATGATGTACTCGGTCAAGGCGTCGCAGCCGGTCAGGGGCTGA
- a CDS encoding nuclear transport factor 2 family protein, with translation MTETTGGTGVVWGAAQVRAAVEAYWAAAGARDWSAFAATLADDVVYDLPQSRERILGKERYVRFNREYPGDWQVRAERIVADGEGRQAAARTLVTLGPEETHAIHFFTFDADGRIVGVTDFWPEPYEPPAGREHLVERY, from the coding sequence ATGACTGAGACGACCGGCGGTACGGGCGTGGTGTGGGGGGCGGCCCAGGTGCGGGCCGCCGTGGAGGCCTACTGGGCCGCGGCCGGGGCGCGGGACTGGAGCGCCTTCGCCGCCACCCTCGCGGACGACGTGGTGTACGACCTGCCGCAGAGCCGGGAGCGCATCCTCGGCAAGGAGCGCTACGTCCGGTTCAACCGGGAGTATCCGGGGGACTGGCAGGTCCGGGCCGAACGGATCGTGGCCGACGGAGAGGGACGTCAGGCTGCCGCCAGAACGCTCGTCACCCTCGGACCGGAGGAGACGCACGCCATCCACTTCTTCACGTTCGACGCGGACGGCAGGATCGTCGGAGTGACGGACTTCTGGCCCGAACCCTATGAGCCTCCCGCAGGCCGCGAGCACCTGGTCGAGCGGTACTGA
- a CDS encoding SGNH/GDSL hydrolase family protein, which translates to MSVRTFRASLFTLAIAAVAALGVAQPASAAGENYVALGDSYSSGVGAGSYTSESGDCKRSTNAYPYLWKNANAPSSFAFVACSGATTSSVSSGQLGALSSSTSLVSVTAGGNDVGFADVMQTCVLQSEATCVSRVNTAVSAVQNTLPGKLDSLYSGIRSRAPQAHVVVLGYPRFYQLSGSCIAGLTETERGAINNASDVLNGVLAKRAADAGFTYSSVVDEFTGHELCSGDAWIHSVSIPVTNSYHPKAIGQSNGYLPAFRSAA; encoded by the coding sequence GTGTCAGTACGAACCTTCCGGGCGTCCCTCTTCACCCTCGCGATCGCCGCCGTGGCCGCACTCGGCGTCGCACAACCAGCATCCGCCGCCGGCGAGAACTACGTCGCTCTCGGTGACTCCTACTCCTCCGGAGTGGGCGCCGGGAGCTACACGTCGGAGAGCGGCGACTGCAAGCGCAGCACGAACGCCTACCCCTACCTCTGGAAGAACGCGAACGCCCCGTCGTCGTTCGCGTTCGTCGCCTGCTCGGGTGCGACGACGTCCTCCGTGTCCAGCGGCCAGCTGGGCGCCCTGAGTTCGTCGACGTCGCTCGTCAGCGTCACGGCCGGCGGCAACGACGTCGGGTTCGCGGACGTCATGCAGACATGTGTCCTGCAGAGTGAGGCCACCTGCGTCAGCCGCGTGAACACGGCGGTGTCCGCAGTCCAGAACACGCTGCCCGGAAAGCTCGATTCCCTCTACTCGGGCATCCGTTCCCGGGCCCCGCAGGCCCATGTGGTGGTACTCGGATACCCCCGCTTCTACCAGCTGTCGGGGAGCTGCATCGCCGGCCTCACCGAGACGGAACGCGGAGCGATCAACAACGCCTCGGACGTGCTGAACGGGGTGCTGGCCAAGCGGGCGGCCGACGCGGGGTTCACGTACTCCAGCGTCGTGGACGAGTTCACCGGGCACGAGCTCTGCTCGGGTGACGCGTGGATCCACAGCGTGTCCATCCCGGTCACCAACTCGTACCACCCCAAGGCCATCGGGCAGTCGAACGGCTACCTGCCGGCCTTCCGCTCCGCGGCATAA
- the htpG gene encoding molecular chaperone HtpG, whose product MPAETFEFQVEARQLLQMMIHSIYSNKDVFLRELISNSSDALDKLRLETLRGDSLQADSSDLHIAIEADQEKRTLTVRDNGIGMSHDEVVQLIGTIANSGTAKFLQELKEAKDATASEELIGQFGVGFYSSFMVADEVTLLTRRAGEDTGTRWQSSGEGTYTVESVDDAPQGTSVTLRLKPEDTEDKLFDYTSPWKIREIVKRYSDFITWPIRMAAVAGEEGAEPETETVNSMKALWARSKDSVTDEEYSELYKHISHDWTDPLETIRMQAEGTFEYQALLFLPSHAPQDLFMQDHKRGVQLYVKRVFIMDDCEALMPTYLRFVKGVVDAQDLSLNVSREILQQDRQIEMMRRRLVKKVLSTVKDLRSNTPEKYDTFWKEFGRVLKEGLFQDFENRDAILEISSFASTQDEEGLTTLRSYVERMKEGQEQIYYMTGESRAAMESSPHMEAFRAKGFEVLLLTDPVDEVWVQSVPEFDGKPLQSISKGEVDLDTDEEKKEVEAEREKQQQDYAGLLTWMTEQLGDTVKEVRLSSRLTVSPACIVSDTHDVTPALENMYRAMGQEVPHIKRILELNPSHALISGLKKAYTERSGEEGAGTELAETAELVHGLALLSDGGELSDPSRFSRLMADRLERTL is encoded by the coding sequence ATGCCGGCCGAGACATTCGAGTTTCAGGTAGAAGCGCGCCAGCTCCTGCAGATGATGATCCATTCGATTTATTCGAACAAGGATGTATTCCTGCGTGAGCTCATTTCCAATTCTTCTGACGCGTTGGACAAGCTGCGACTTGAGACTCTCCGCGGCGACTCTCTCCAGGCGGACTCGTCCGACCTCCATATCGCCATCGAGGCCGATCAGGAGAAGCGCACACTGACCGTGCGCGACAACGGCATCGGAATGTCGCACGACGAGGTCGTGCAGCTGATCGGGACGATCGCGAATTCCGGTACGGCGAAATTCCTCCAGGAACTGAAGGAGGCCAAGGACGCCACCGCTTCCGAGGAGCTCATCGGACAGTTCGGTGTCGGGTTCTATTCGAGCTTCATGGTCGCCGACGAGGTCACCCTGCTGACCCGGCGGGCGGGCGAGGACACCGGCACGCGCTGGCAGTCCAGCGGCGAGGGCACCTACACCGTCGAATCCGTCGACGACGCGCCGCAGGGCACCTCGGTCACACTGCGACTGAAGCCCGAGGACACCGAGGACAAGCTCTTCGACTACACCTCGCCCTGGAAGATCAGGGAGATCGTCAAGCGGTACTCGGACTTCATCACCTGGCCCATCCGCATGGCGGCGGTGGCGGGCGAGGAAGGCGCCGAGCCCGAGACCGAGACTGTCAACTCGATGAAGGCCCTCTGGGCGCGGTCGAAGGACTCCGTGACCGATGAGGAGTACAGCGAGCTGTACAAGCACATCAGTCACGACTGGACCGACCCGCTCGAAACCATCCGCATGCAGGCGGAGGGGACGTTTGAATACCAGGCACTGCTGTTCCTGCCGTCCCACGCACCGCAGGACCTGTTCATGCAGGACCACAAGCGCGGAGTGCAGCTCTACGTGAAGCGCGTATTCATCATGGATGACTGCGAAGCGCTCATGCCGACGTATCTCCGCTTCGTCAAGGGAGTGGTCGACGCCCAGGACCTCTCACTGAACGTGTCGCGCGAGATCCTGCAGCAGGACCGGCAGATCGAGATGATGCGGCGCCGCCTGGTCAAGAAGGTGCTCTCGACGGTGAAGGACCTCAGGTCCAACACACCTGAGAAGTACGACACGTTCTGGAAGGAGTTCGGCCGGGTCCTCAAGGAGGGCCTGTTCCAGGACTTCGAGAACCGTGACGCGATCCTGGAGATCTCCTCCTTCGCCTCCACCCAGGACGAGGAGGGACTGACCACCCTGCGCTCGTACGTGGAGCGGATGAAGGAGGGCCAGGAGCAGATCTACTACATGACGGGCGAGTCGCGCGCGGCCATGGAGAGCTCCCCCCACATGGAGGCCTTCCGCGCCAAGGGTTTCGAGGTCCTCCTGCTGACCGACCCCGTCGACGAGGTATGGGTCCAGTCCGTCCCCGAGTTCGACGGCAAGCCGCTCCAGTCCATCTCCAAGGGCGAGGTCGACCTGGACACCGACGAGGAGAAGAAGGAGGTCGAGGCCGAGCGCGAGAAGCAGCAACAGGACTACGCCGGTCTGCTGACCTGGATGACGGAGCAGCTCGGTGACACCGTGAAGGAGGTGCGTCTCTCCTCGCGGCTCACCGTCTCGCCCGCCTGCATCGTCTCGGACACGCACGATGTCACCCCGGCCCTGGAGAACATGTACCGCGCCATGGGCCAGGAGGTGCCGCACATCAAGCGCATCCTCGAACTCAACCCCTCGCACGCGCTCATCAGCGGCCTGAAGAAGGCGTACACCGAGCGGAGCGGCGAGGAGGGCGCCGGCACCGAACTCGCTGAGACCGCCGAGCTCGTCCACGGGCTGGCACTGCTCTCGGACGGCGGCGAGCTGAGCGACCCCTCGCGCTTCAGCAGGCTGATGGCGGACCGCCTGGAGCGCACGCTCTGA
- a CDS encoding damage-control phosphatase ARMT1 family protein produces the protein MGDTPAASGTGRGPGLPPVITCREPGSFARGVMAERHPALIERVREAFPYGPRQLRALDALLHEIEHGVVEPLEHGCPDRDLWLRWGREHVGRPWFEAPFLWSESYFYRRLLGAVGYFGEGAWRGIDPFAPFKRAELGGGTVEEELRALDDLVAVPAAERATALLRASLWGNRADLGFRGPTAEGGPAEEAKPTSDSGPPGEGGPAGGTAPGESDAGVVADDSALLWSLLPPGAHATVAVIADNTGRELIPDLVLIDHLLEHDQADRVVLHVKPGPYYVSDAMTADVVDCVRRLGRAPGEAGAIGGRIREAMGAGRLDVRAHAFFCAPFPYERMPDDLRAELGSAALTILKGDLNYRRLVGDRQWPGTASFEALTAYFPGAVAALRTLKSDVVVGLDTRTLDGLERSGRAWRTSGTHALIQVRPRESALSTPPRTG, from the coding sequence ATGGGCGATACACCAGCGGCTTCGGGGACCGGGCGGGGCCCCGGCCTTCCTCCTGTGATCACGTGCCGGGAGCCGGGCAGCTTCGCCCGGGGCGTCATGGCGGAGCGCCATCCGGCGTTGATCGAGCGGGTGCGTGAGGCGTTTCCGTACGGCCCGCGGCAGCTCCGGGCCCTGGACGCCCTGTTGCACGAGATCGAGCACGGTGTCGTCGAACCGCTCGAGCACGGGTGCCCTGACCGCGACCTGTGGCTGCGGTGGGGTCGTGAACACGTCGGACGCCCGTGGTTCGAGGCCCCGTTCCTCTGGTCCGAGAGCTACTTCTACCGCCGGCTCCTGGGTGCCGTGGGCTACTTCGGAGAGGGCGCGTGGCGGGGAATCGACCCCTTCGCCCCGTTCAAGCGTGCCGAACTGGGCGGTGGCACTGTCGAGGAGGAGCTCCGGGCCCTGGACGATCTCGTCGCCGTACCCGCGGCAGAGAGGGCGACGGCGCTTCTCCGGGCCTCGCTCTGGGGCAACCGCGCCGACCTCGGCTTCCGCGGCCCGACGGCTGAAGGCGGCCCGGCGGAGGAAGCCAAGCCGACGAGTGACAGTGGCCCGCCGGGCGAGGGCGGTCCGGCGGGCGGCACCGCGCCCGGCGAGTCCGATGCCGGTGTCGTCGCCGACGACAGCGCGCTGCTGTGGTCACTCCTGCCGCCGGGGGCCCACGCCACCGTCGCCGTCATCGCCGACAACACCGGACGCGAGCTGATCCCCGATCTCGTCCTCATCGACCACCTGCTCGAGCACGACCAGGCCGACCGGGTGGTGCTCCACGTGAAACCCGGCCCGTACTACGTCTCCGACGCGATGACGGCCGATGTCGTCGACTGCGTGCGACGGCTGGGCAGGGCTCCCGGGGAGGCGGGCGCGATCGGCGGGCGGATCCGGGAGGCCATGGGCGCCGGACGGCTCGACGTGCGCGCCCACGCGTTCTTCTGCGCCCCGTTTCCGTACGAGCGGATGCCCGACGACCTCCGGGCGGAGCTCGGATCGGCAGCGTTGACCATCCTGAAGGGCGACCTCAACTACCGGCGCCTGGTGGGTGACCGGCAGTGGCCCGGGACCGCGTCGTTCGAGGCCCTCACGGCCTACTTCCCGGGAGCCGTCGCGGCGCTGCGGACGCTGAAGTCCGATGTCGTCGTGGGCCTGGACACGCGGACCCTGGACGGGCTGGAGCGTTCCGGCCGTGCGTGGCGCACCAGCGGCACGCACGCACTGATCCAGGTGCGGCCCCGGGAGTCCGCCCTCAGCACTCCACCCCGTACCGGGTGA
- a CDS encoding TetR/AcrR family transcriptional regulator has translation MTDPLSPPPGPPDPGEARTSLTLAAAGGPEMLRADAARNRALLLDAASRLLADCGASDLTMESVAAAAGVGKGTVFRRFKDRTGLLIALLDHRESLLQAAFLSGPPPLGPDAPAAERLHAFGPAVMRHERDHHELILASRTDPLRTYTVPAQRLRISHVTLLLRQARATGEPDLLAHTLLGSIDAPLVHHLTCERGTPVDRLERGWHDLLTRYGVEC, from the coding sequence ATGACCGACCCCCTTTCCCCGCCGCCCGGGCCCCCCGACCCGGGCGAGGCGCGAACGAGTCTCACGCTCGCCGCCGCCGGCGGACCGGAGATGCTGCGAGCGGATGCGGCGCGCAATCGAGCGCTCCTGCTGGACGCCGCCTCCCGCCTTCTGGCGGACTGCGGGGCGTCGGATCTGACCATGGAATCGGTGGCCGCCGCCGCCGGGGTCGGCAAGGGCACCGTCTTCCGACGCTTCAAGGACCGCACCGGCCTGCTCATCGCCCTGCTCGACCACCGCGAGTCCCTGCTGCAGGCCGCTTTCCTCTCCGGGCCGCCTCCCTTGGGCCCGGACGCCCCCGCAGCCGAGCGGCTGCATGCCTTCGGCCCCGCCGTGATGCGCCACGAACGCGATCACCACGAGCTGATCCTGGCCTCCCGCACCGATCCGTTGCGCACCTACACCGTCCCCGCACAACGGCTGAGGATCAGTCACGTCACCCTGCTGCTGCGTCAGGCGCGTGCGACCGGTGAGCCGGACCTGCTCGCGCACACGCTGCTCGGATCGATCGACGCCCCCCTCGTCCACCACCTGACGTGCGAACGCGGTACGCCGGTCGATCGGCTGGAGCGGGGCTGGCACGACCTTCTCACCCGGTACGGGGTGGAGTGCTGA
- a CDS encoding NAD(P)H-dependent oxidoreductase: MSVRILALVGSLRAGSHNRQLAEAAVKHAPEGVEVELYEGLADVPFYNEDIDVEGGVPAAAAELRAVAGRSDAFLLFSPEYNGTMPAVLKNAIDWLSRPYGAGALTAKPVAVVGTAFGQFGGVWAQDEARKAAGIAGGAVLADAKLSIPGSVTRFAELHPADDAEVVTSLTEVLRQVAEGTTVAA; encoded by the coding sequence ATGTCTGTACGCATCCTCGCCCTCGTCGGCAGCCTCCGCGCCGGCTCCCACAACCGTCAGCTCGCCGAGGCCGCCGTCAAGCACGCGCCCGAGGGCGTCGAGGTCGAGCTGTACGAGGGCCTCGCCGACGTCCCGTTCTACAACGAGGACATCGACGTCGAGGGTGGCGTCCCGGCTGCGGCCGCCGAGCTGCGTGCCGTGGCCGGCCGGTCCGACGCGTTCCTGCTGTTCTCGCCCGAGTACAACGGCACCATGCCGGCCGTGCTGAAGAACGCCATCGACTGGCTGTCCCGCCCGTACGGTGCCGGCGCGCTCACCGCGAAGCCGGTCGCCGTGGTCGGTACCGCCTTCGGCCAGTTCGGTGGCGTGTGGGCCCAGGACGAGGCGCGTAAGGCCGCGGGCATCGCCGGTGGAGCGGTCCTCGCGGACGCCAAGCTCTCCATCCCCGGCTCCGTGACCCGCTTCGCCGAGCTCCACCCGGCGGACGACGCCGAGGTCGTCACCTCGCTGACCGAGGTGCTCCGCCAGGTCGCCGAGGGCACCACGGTGGCCGCCTGA
- a CDS encoding metallophosphoesterase → MRARYGVPLKVTAVGAAVGAAGLVYAAGFEARSFRLRRITIPVLPHGARPLRVLQVSDIHMVSGQRKKRAWLQSLAGLRPDFVVNTGDNLSDPEAVPELLDALGPLMGFPGVYVFGSNDYYGPKLRNPVRYLLEKTQGKHGLNGNAPAVDVVHNPWEPMRDAFDEAGWLNLSNTRGQLKADGLEIAFTGLDDPHIKRDRYTEVAGGPETGADLSIGVVHAPYLRSLDAFTADGYPLILAGHTHGGQLCIPFYGALVTNCDLDTDRVKGLSGHTVGERRSYLHVSAGCGTNRYTPVRFACPPEATLLTLTPRD, encoded by the coding sequence ATGCGCGCACGCTACGGAGTACCCCTGAAAGTCACGGCAGTCGGCGCAGCGGTCGGTGCCGCCGGCCTCGTGTACGCGGCCGGATTCGAAGCACGCTCGTTCCGCCTCCGCCGGATCACGATTCCTGTACTCCCGCACGGGGCACGCCCGTTGCGCGTTCTCCAGGTCTCGGACATCCACATGGTGAGCGGCCAGCGCAAGAAGCGCGCCTGGCTGCAGTCGCTGGCGGGCCTGCGCCCGGACTTCGTGGTGAACACGGGCGACAACCTCTCCGACCCGGAGGCCGTGCCGGAGCTGCTCGACGCGCTCGGCCCGCTGATGGGGTTCCCCGGGGTCTACGTCTTCGGTTCGAACGACTACTACGGGCCGAAGCTCCGCAACCCGGTCCGCTACCTCCTGGAGAAGACGCAGGGCAAGCACGGGCTCAACGGGAACGCCCCGGCTGTCGACGTCGTCCACAACCCGTGGGAGCCGATGCGGGACGCGTTCGACGAAGCCGGCTGGCTCAACCTCTCCAACACCCGGGGCCAGCTCAAGGCGGACGGACTCGAGATCGCCTTCACCGGCCTGGACGACCCCCACATCAAGCGGGACCGCTACACCGAGGTCGCCGGCGGGCCCGAGACCGGTGCGGACCTTTCCATCGGCGTGGTCCACGCCCCGTACCTGCGCTCCCTGGACGCCTTCACGGCGGACGGTTACCCGCTGATCCTGGCCGGTCACACCCACGGCGGCCAGCTCTGCATCCCCTTCTACGGCGCTCTGGTCACCAACTGCGACCTGGACACGGACCGTGTGAAGGGCCTCTCCGGCCACACGGTCGGCGAGCGGCGCTCCTACCTCCACGTCTCGGCGGGCTGCGGCACCAACCGCTACACCCCGGTCCGCTTCGCCTGCCCGCCCGAGGCGACGCTGCTGACGCTGACGCCGCGGGACTGA
- a CDS encoding GatB/YqeY domain-containing protein, giving the protein MTTLKSKLKEDLTTAMKARDELTSSTLRLTLTAITKEEVSGKTSRELSDDEVQKVIAKEAKKRREAAEAFSQGGRTEQAERERAEGELLDAYLPKQLTDDELDVIVAQAVQEARSAGAEGPRAMGAVMKIVNPKVAGLADGGRVAATVKKLLAG; this is encoded by the coding sequence ATGACCACGCTCAAGTCCAAGCTCAAGGAAGACCTCACCACGGCCATGAAGGCGCGTGACGAGCTCACCTCGTCCACCCTCCGGCTCACCCTGACCGCGATCACCAAGGAAGAGGTCAGCGGCAAGACGTCGCGCGAGCTCTCCGACGACGAGGTCCAGAAGGTGATCGCCAAGGAGGCGAAGAAGCGCCGCGAGGCGGCCGAGGCCTTCTCGCAGGGCGGCCGGACGGAGCAGGCCGAGCGCGAGCGGGCCGAGGGCGAACTGCTGGACGCGTACCTGCCCAAGCAGCTCACCGACGACGAGCTGGACGTGATCGTCGCGCAGGCCGTCCAGGAGGCGAGGAGCGCGGGTGCCGAGGGGCCGCGTGCGATGGGCGCCGTCATGAAGATCGTCAACCCGAAGGTGGCCGGCCTCGCCGACGGCGGCCGGGTGGCCGCCACGGTGAAGAAGCTGCTCGCCGGCTGA
- a CDS encoding transglycosylase domain-containing protein, translating into MPKKRSGGGLTTTQQAAKFLGVAALSGAVLAGIALPAAGALGLAAKGTVEGFDEIPSNLKTPPLSQRTTILDNEGGAIATVYSRDRTVVPLKDISPYMQDAIVAIEDSRFYEHGAVDLKGILRAMNRNVQEGGAAQGASTLTQQYVKNVFVEEAGDDPEKVAEATQQTIGRKVRELKYAIQVEEELGKKKILENYLNITFFGQQAYGVEAASQRYFSKHAKDLKLEEAAMLAGLVQSPTRYDPVNDAEEATKRRNTVLTRMAAVGTISQGEADKAIAAPIELKVSKPKNGCITAVSGAGFFCDYVRKTILSDTAFGKTAEDRTKLWNLGGLTIKTTLSPRAQKAANEAATSKVDKDDKVAASVVQVEPGTGKILSMGQSRPYGLDQTQHETVLNLAVSNKLGGSTYGFQVGSTFKPITAAAALEKGINPAQSYSSDWKISVPMNSYRNCAGSPVGSGNWDLQNELESEKGAFDMTGALGKSINTYFAKLEQQAGLCETVTMAKKLGYERGDGKPLSDSHPSITLGGTESTPLGMASTYAAFANRGTFCTPIAIEAIKDANGKKVDVPESSCSRAMSEKTADTINQMLKGVVEDGTGTQAGLTDRDNAGKTGTTNDRVDAWFVGYTPNLSTAVWVGADVGKKVPMYNITIGGQYYDKVCGGCLPGPIWKTAMTGALDASETPSFNPVSVPRAKEKEKEKDKGRGGDNGGGNGGGNDSGADPAGGITIPPGFIGGNDGGRNGRNGP; encoded by the coding sequence ATGCCAAAGAAGCGCTCAGGCGGGGGTCTGACGACGACCCAGCAGGCCGCCAAGTTCCTCGGTGTCGCCGCGCTCTCCGGAGCTGTGCTGGCAGGCATCGCGCTGCCGGCCGCCGGCGCACTCGGGCTCGCGGCCAAGGGGACCGTCGAGGGATTCGACGAGATCCCCTCCAACCTCAAGACTCCGCCGCTGAGCCAGCGGACCACGATCCTGGACAACGAGGGCGGCGCGATCGCCACGGTGTACTCGCGTGACCGCACCGTCGTACCGCTCAAGGACATCTCGCCGTACATGCAGGACGCGATCGTCGCGATCGAGGACTCGCGCTTCTACGAGCACGGCGCGGTCGACCTCAAGGGCATCCTGCGCGCGATGAACCGCAACGTGCAGGAGGGCGGCGCCGCTCAGGGCGCGTCGACGCTCACCCAGCAGTATGTGAAGAACGTCTTCGTCGAGGAGGCGGGCGACGACCCGGAAAAGGTCGCCGAGGCCACCCAGCAGACCATCGGCCGCAAGGTCCGGGAGCTGAAGTACGCGATCCAGGTCGAGGAAGAGCTCGGCAAGAAGAAGATCCTGGAGAACTACCTCAACATCACTTTCTTCGGACAGCAGGCCTACGGTGTCGAGGCGGCCTCGCAGCGCTACTTCTCCAAGCACGCCAAGGACCTGAAGCTGGAGGAGGCCGCCATGCTGGCCGGCCTCGTCCAGTCGCCGACCCGCTACGACCCGGTCAACGACGCGGAGGAGGCGACCAAGCGCCGCAACACCGTGCTGACCCGCATGGCCGCCGTCGGCACCATCTCCCAGGGGGAGGCCGACAAGGCCATCGCCGCCCCCATCGAGCTGAAGGTCAGCAAGCCGAAGAACGGCTGCATCACGGCCGTCAGCGGTGCCGGGTTCTTCTGCGACTACGTGCGCAAGACCATCCTGTCCGACACCGCCTTCGGGAAGACCGCGGAGGACCGGACCAAGCTGTGGAACCTCGGCGGTCTGACCATCAAGACCACCCTGTCGCCGCGCGCCCAGAAGGCCGCCAACGAGGCGGCCACCTCGAAGGTCGACAAGGACGACAAGGTCGCCGCGTCGGTGGTCCAGGTCGAGCCCGGCACCGGCAAGATCCTCTCGATGGGCCAGTCCCGCCCGTACGGCCTCGACCAGACGCAGCACGAGACGGTGCTCAACCTCGCCGTCAGCAACAAGTTGGGTGGCAGCACCTACGGCTTCCAGGTCGGTTCGACCTTCAAGCCGATCACGGCCGCGGCGGCACTGGAGAAGGGCATCAACCCGGCGCAGAGCTACAGCTCCGACTGGAAGATCTCGGTGCCGATGAACTCCTACCGCAACTGCGCGGGATCGCCCGTCGGGAGCGGGAACTGGGACCTCCAGAACGAGCTGGAGTCCGAGAAGGGCGCCTTCGACATGACGGGCGCGCTCGGCAAGTCGATCAACACCTACTTCGCCAAACTGGAGCAGCAGGCCGGTCTGTGCGAGACGGTCACCATGGCGAAGAAGCTCGGCTACGAGCGCGGTGACGGCAAGCCTCTCTCGGACAGCCACCCGTCGATCACCCTGGGCGGCACGGAGAGCACCCCGCTCGGCATGGCCTCCACGTACGCGGCGTTCGCCAACCGCGGCACGTTCTGCACGCCGATCGCCATCGAGGCCATCAAGGACGCGAACGGCAAGAAGGTCGACGTACCCGAGTCCTCGTGCTCGCGGGCGATGAGCGAGAAGACGGCCGACACGATCAACCAGATGCTCAAGGGCGTCGTCGAGGACGGCACCGGCACCCAGGCCGGCCTGACGGACCGCGACAACGCGGGCAAGACCGGTACGACCAACGACCGCGTGGACGCCTGGTTCGTCGGCTACACGCCGAACCTGTCCACGGCCGTGTGGGTGGGTGCTGACGTCGGCAAGAAGGTGCCGATGTACAACATCACCATCGGTGGCCAGTACTACGACAAGGTCTGCGGCGGCTGTCTCCCCGGTCCGATCTGGAAGACCGCGATGACCGGCGCGCTGGACGCCTCGGAGACCCCCTCCTTCAACCCCGTCTCGGTGCCGCGCGCCAAGGAGAAGGAGAAGGAGAAGGACAAGGGCCGCGGGGGCGACAACGGTGGCGGCAACGGTGGCGGCAACGACTCCGGCGCCGACCCCGCCGGCGGCATCACCATCCCGCCCGGCTTCATCGGCGGGAACGACGGCGGCAGGAACGGCCGCAACGGTCCCTGA
- a CDS encoding WhiB family transcriptional regulator encodes MGWVTDWSAQAACRTTDPDELFVQGAAQNRAKAVCTGCPVRTECLADALDNRVEFGVWGGMTERERRALLRRRPTVTSWRRLLETARSEYERSTGMLPAAVGLDGGGLHDDELHETFAAVG; translated from the coding sequence ATGGGCTGGGTAACCGACTGGAGTGCGCAGGCAGCCTGCCGCACTACCGATCCGGATGAATTGTTCGTACAAGGGGCAGCGCAGAACAGGGCCAAGGCGGTGTGCACCGGATGCCCGGTGCGTACCGAGTGCCTGGCAGACGCGCTGGACAACCGCGTCGAGTTCGGCGTGTGGGGCGGGATGACGGAGCGGGAACGCCGGGCGCTGCTGCGTCGACGGCCCACCGTGACGTCCTGGCGTCGCCTGCTGGAGACCGCGCGAAGTGAGTACGAGCGGTCCACGGGCATGCTGCCCGCAGCAGTGGGCCTGGACGGCGGCGGTCTGCACGACGACGAACTGCACGAGACGTTCGCCGCCGTGGGGTGA